In the genome of Bremerella sp. P1, the window GCTGCGAACGCTTCATCCGAAATACACGTCGTGAGGGTCAGACCGTTGTTCAATGGAACGCGCATATTACTGATGAAGTGACACTACCTCAGCTATTGCATCAAGCAGGCTATGTGACTGGCTTTGTCGGTAAGAATCATGTTATTGAGGCGGATGTTGAAAAGGTCTCGTATAAGGCCGATCCAACTCAAGCAATTGTTGCTGCAAAACTACAAAAGCGTCAGACAGTTGTCGAAGCAGCAATTCACGGCGTTGGCTTCGATTACGTTGCCAGCGTCTACCACGAGAACCCCGATGGCAATGGCCCGCGAGAACTGGGTGTTCACAACTTAGACTGGACGACCGATGGTGCTCTCAAATTCATCGATGCCAATCATGAGAAGCCTTTTTTTCTGTACTATGCAACGACCACACCCCATGGCCCCGGGGAGAAAGATCGATCGTGGAATGCCGACCCAACAGCTACCCCAACGGGCTATCTTGAGCAGCCGCTCGATGTGCTTCCTCCGCGAGAAACCATCCCCCAGCGGCTAAAGGAAGCGGGCTTGCCGACAGACCCCCAACGCTGCAACCTGCTATGGATGGACGATTCCATCGGGGCGATCCTGGCGAAGCTTGAACAGAAGCAGATCGACGACAACACAATCATCCTCTTCTTCAACGACCACGGCCAGTCCGCCAAAGGGACTCTCTACCAAGGTGGTGTAACCAACCCCAGCGTCATTTGGCGGAAAGGTGGTTTTCCCTGCGGCGCGGTCAACCAGGCACTGCTGTCTAACATCGACTTTGCACCAACACTACTGGACATAGCAGACGTATCGTACAACGTCGACCAATTTGATGGCCGTAGTTTTCAACCAATCCTGAGTGGTCAAACTGAGACCATTCACGATTC includes:
- a CDS encoding sulfatase family protein, with protein sequence MRSSILLVCFLFVLSESTEVVQGANTKRPNIIFIIADDMHRHMFNCLPEGKGRNLTPNLDRLASEGTLLMGQHVASPVCTPSRYSCLTGLYASRSRCERFIRNTRREGQTVVQWNAHITDEVTLPQLLHQAGYVTGFVGKNHVIEADVEKVSYKADPTQAIVAAKLQKRQTVVEAAIHGVGFDYVASVYHENPDGNGPRELGVHNLDWTTDGALKFIDANHEKPFFLYYATTTPHGPGEKDRSWNADPTATPTGYLEQPLDVLPPRETIPQRLKEAGLPTDPQRCNLLWMDDSIGAILAKLEQKQIDDNTIILFFNDHGQSAKGTLYQGGVTNPSVIWRKGGFPCGAVNQALLSNIDFAPTLLDIADVSYNVDQFDGRSFQPILSGQTETIHDSLYFEMGYSRAVLKDGWKYLALRYPKSAESMAISQRQEILDQFNSKQKLRGRPIHNTDPQNPFSHVSLIPGGGDAEAVSTGKRPGYYDRDQLYQLGSDPQENNNLANDPKHTAKLTKLKQELRQFLKELPGNFAELKTNASSN